The DNA region tttttttgtttctgtacCCATTTGCACAACTGTGTCACTGGAAACCAGTAAAGGATTTGCCTTTATAGCCGTGTGATGGTGACGTttttgtgtctgctgcagtGACTCCCTCCCATTTACTCtggatacatttatttttaactccACAAATTAATCTTCCGACACCTCCGTGTTAATAAATCGTGAACGCGAATTCCCGGCAAGAGAAATTAACCGACGCGTGCAGAGCCGGTGAAATAACACAGCGATAATTCGGTCGCGTCGCCCAGTTAGAGCCAACTAACGCACATTTATGGAGACGAACTTCACTGACAGAAACGTCCCCGAGagtcgggaggggggggtgttcatTCACGTCTGGGTGATTGTGTGGATAATCCACGGACAAACTGGAACTGGGAGACATTGGGAGTCTGCTGCAGTGTTCTGGGGACGACAGAAGCGGACCCATTTGAGAGCCGACTAAACGGAGGAATGTGGAGCCGCAGTCGGGACGTGTTCAGAGAGCTTTTCTTACCTTGCGGGCGTGCTGAAGGGGATGGgtgttcctttttaaaataaaaataaaacgagTTTAGTAATTATGAGTCCATTTTAAGGTACCCTGTTGTTATTTAGGCCTCCTGCATTTACAACCACGCTTACTGCCTTCGTGAAAGGAGCTGCGGCTGGAGATGGAGGTCACTGATCCGGGAGTCTGAGAGACACAAAAGAGGCTCAAGTTCAACCCAAATGACACTTCTGATGTCCCAGAGTTTGTAGTGATTATTCGATCTACGGCTTTGCAATTATTGAGCTGTAAAGGAGCATTTTGAGGGGGCAGACATGGAACAGAACGAGCCCCGGCGGAGTCAAACGACATCTTAATAAGGGTCCCAACAAGGGACAGCGTGTTGGTGCGACTCACTCTGAAGGAGGTCAGCCTTGGGCCTCGGTCCCTGGCCCAGCCCTGCACCTCTGCCGAGCCAAAGTGACTGAGGGCAGAAAACACCCATGAGCTCGCGCGAGATCCACTTCCAAATACAGCATGAAACCAGCTTGGCCTTACCTCATGGGCCGTGAGTGAGGCGTAACTGTCAACAGAAAACAAGCAGGCACTAAAAATACAGCTCGCCAACACGAATACTATCAGCTGCAATGGCTGGATTTAACTCGCTGGACGTACCTGGGGAGGCGACGGCCACAGGGAGGGATATCCTTTGAGTGCTATAAACGATTAGTAAATGTTATTCCACCATTAAAAACGACACCATTAATATTggaatatatattttaacaaACCCATCTCTCTGAAAGTGCCCTGGAGAAACCTGTGGTGCAAAGTGCGTGTGCTAAATTAGACAGAATGTGAGCAGATTTGGAAGAGTGGGTGCTGTTTAAAGACGTACCCTCCTCTGCGAAAGCGGTTTTTTCAGTTCAGCGGTCTGCCGCTTCAGCTCCGACAGCTGCTTTTTCAGATCAGCATTCTCTCTACTGAGCTCAGACACTTggctggcaaaaaaaaaagggttccaAAAGTGGCATTGGGGTCTGAATATTCTCGCAATCGAGCATAAAAATAATTAGTAACGTACATTTGAATGGTACAATCACCTGTAAATTTTTTCAGTGACTTCATGCAGGTGTCTTTGCAGCTCCCCAGACTTCGCCTTGAGGTGGCCTATGACTCTCTCCATCTGCGTCCTCTGGAAACAAGCGATCTGTGGAACAAAGAGGAGGTCACATTGACCTTGGCTGAAAATTCATCAACTGACTCTGATGCCGGGACAGTTTTATACAGGGCATCTTGGGGGGAACAAACCTTTGAAATTTGCTCCATCCGTGACTGGATGAGCTTCATGGGGTCGGTGAAAAACGCCTTTTCCTGAGGTTTCATCTGAAAGCCAAACATTAGTGGAGCTGGGTGTCTTCCAGGTCTTCCTTTTGTTATGCCCGAGTGTCGAGGCCTTATCTGAACAACCAACCTCGTCTGTGATGGCCAAATAGCTGCAGCTAGATCCACAAATGGCGCACTGTTCTGTGGGAAAACACATTTACGCAATAGCGACTTATGCAAGTAAAGTTAATTGAGtagctttgttttgttgctttAATTCCATTTAGCTTTACACGGGTAGAATTTTAGGAATTGACTTCAACATTTGCTTATCACGGTGTTCTTTTGCTTTACCGGACTTAATGCACGCTTCACAGTGGATGTGTCCACAGCTGGCCACGGCAAATTTTGACCCCCTTCTCGTGAAGCACTGATTACAGTGGAACCAGTCCATTTTTAATTCTGTGGGTTTCCGAATCTGCAAACAAGACCATAAACAACTCTCTCGGCGTCCCCAAATCCCACATAAATCTGCTTTGGTGTGTGAAATATTGTGGGTAATGTCCAAAAATCAGATGTCCTTGTGGAATTTCTGTCCTGTTTTCGCAGCAGTCACATAACACCTGAAAGGCTTATCACATCTTTAGGATAGCATCTTATGAACCTTTTAAAAACGGTTTTTAGTGAAATGTTCAGAAGTAGCAGCTGTCTTTGACCCAACAAAATGTCGACTTATTTAACCTCACAGCACCCGAAATACTTTAAAAATTAGAAAATACACATTAACAATGCGACTCAAAATATAGTAAATGGGATTTTCATGCACTCAATGACCGATGTTGGCTAATCTGAAGACACCAAAATTATTCAATTGCGTTGGGATCGTGTAAACTCTAGATGGCGTCAAGTTTTAAACTTGAGCTAGCTCAAAACAGAAGAAATCGTTTTCTACAGTCAATTTATGGACTGGTTGAGACCATGTTGGGCTAAAAATTCCCTTCTTAATATTCCATATTCACCTGTTTAACGGTACCTGTGCGATTTCTTCCCTCTTTAAAGAATTTGCATCGTTATCCCGCCTAGTCCGAAACGACCACCGTGATTGGCCGAGTGATGCAGCAACGCTCATCCTGATTGGTTCGTTTGTCTCAAACCCGCCCAACATCAATACACCAGGAAGTGATACCGACCCGTTTTTAAAGCTAGCCAGATCGTTTAATTAACGATATTAGAGCATTTACCCTCGACCTGGTGACCAATTTGAAGTCATTTCTAAAAGTCACATTCAGACAGCCAGTTCCCAAAAGGGCAAGAAAGACTTGACGTCAAAAGTACAGAAGCATTCAATTTGGACACTTTTAATGGCCTGATGAATTCCAGTTGTACAGACAAACTTTTAGaagctggaaaaataaaatccattcTGGTTGCACTCCTGCTGGAAGCTTGAGCACTTCAGGAAGTCACATCTGTGATCATCAGGGGTCCCACAACTGCCTTCTGTGCCATCCTGCGATTCCCTacaacaataaaaatgcagGTTTAGCACAGTAGTCAGACTTGGGGTGCATGCTACTCATACCTGTTGCTATACTCCTCGTATTCCGGGACCTGCAGGTGGAGTCACAGCAGTCACAAAGGCTGCTATAGGCAGGATTGTCCAGCATCTGCCAACTGATCAAAGGGAGAAAGGTCATTTCGATTCAGCCTACACTGTTGAGACGGTCAGCAGAGTGTCTACATTGATAGTTTACCTATGCTGTTCATAGTGACACGCCTTTTTGGTGTTGTCCAGCCCATTTGGATCTGCTGCCACAAGTGTGCAGTGGATATACACCTGAAACATGCAAGAAATTGAGGAATCAAACCTGCACCCAATACAACCCAAGGTTGTAGCCAGTTTACCTCATCTTCAAGACCAAATTTAAAGGCTTGAAGTGACAACAGAATCTCAGATGATCTCCTCCTGGGTTCAAATCTGGAACGCGATACTTTGCTGTCCACAAGACAACTGGGTGGTGCAAGAGAGGTTTTAGAGTCAACACCTTAAAGAGCACACTTACCGATGGAGTCACGCATACCCCTTATTGGTGATGATGGCGTACGCGTTGTCGTCAGACAGCAGGTCTGGAGTGGCCGCCGCTACACACTCGTCAAGGAGCAGCAACAAGGGCTGATGGTTGTGCTGCTCCACAGTTGCCATGATGGGAATCAGAGAGCCCAGGGGGAAGGTGGTAGATTCAGCAGGGCCAGAAAAGTCATCTATGGGTGGAGACACAAACTGGCTGGAGGTTCATTCACTTTCAACATGGGAGGGTGGAAACCACTTCCAAATGCAAAAGTTTCTTCTGCAACAATGCACATTTTAAAGTTGGGCAGTCCTATCAGGGACCATTGTTCAAAGCCCTACATGGTACACATCTTACCATTTACAGTCATTACTTGCTCAATTATTGCCTTTCAAGCAGGAAAATAACCACAACTGTGAAGTAATTGCACTCACCATTTGCAATTCCTATATGGAAGACCAAATCCGCTTGACCAAATGTATCAAACACAGGGTCATAAATCCTAGGGAACCAGTCTTTGGGCCTGTATAAAATAAGACAGCACATCCAAGACTGACTCATTTAAGGTTCACACTAGGGGATCAAGCACCCACCTCTGGTATGTGCAGGCAACAGGGCGACTGAAAGGCATCACATTGGATTGACCCAACGGCGTGTAAACAAGCTCATTGGAGTAGACCATGACATCACCAGTAACCTACAAGAGACACATGGCAATCAGCAGCATTCCCCCTCGCCACCAGTTCTGCCATTACAGTCTTTACCCACCATTCTGCTGAAGTCACAGTCATTGACATCCACCCTGAAAACAGCCTCCCGGGGGGAGAAGCTGGTGGGAGGACAGCTACCCAGACGGAAGAGTGACGTGTCTGCCAGGG from Takifugu flavidus isolate HTHZ2018 chromosome 15, ASM371156v2, whole genome shotgun sequence includes:
- the LOC130539616 gene encoding RING finger protein 212B-like isoform X2; the protein is MLGGFETNEPIRMSVAASLGQSRWSFRTRRDNDANSLKREEIAQIRKPTELKMDWFHCNQCFTRRGSKFAVASCGHIHCEACIKSEQCAICGSSCSYLAITDEMKPQEKAFFTDPMKLIQSRMEQISKIACFQRTQMERVIGHLKAKSGELQRHLHEVTEKIYSQVSELSRENADLKKQLSELKRQTAELKKPLSQRRVSPGHFQRDGTQRISLPVAVASPVTPHSRPMSHFGSAEVQGWARDRGPRLTSFRTPGSVTSISSRSSFHEGRTPIPFSTPARTLQQTPNVSQFQFVRGLSTQSPRRE
- the LOC130539616 gene encoding RING finger protein 212B-like isoform X3; this encodes MDWFHCNQCFTRRGSKFAVASCGHIHCEACIKSEQCAICGSSCSYLAITDEMKPQEKAFFTDPMKLIQSRMEQISKIACFQRTQMERVIGHLKAKSGELQRHLHEVTEKIYSQVSELSRENADLKKQLSELKRQTAELKKPLSQRRVSPGHFQRDGTQRISLPVAVASPVTPHSRPMSHFGSAEVQGWARDRGPRLTSFRTPGSVTSISSRSSFHEGRTPIPFSTPASPSLFTSPSPRSTDIRAASRRREEEDLKGALAVNKH
- the LOC130539616 gene encoding RING finger protein 212B-like isoform X1, yielding MLGGFETNEPIRMSVAASLGQSRWSFRTRRDNDANSLKREEIAQIRKPTELKMDWFHCNQCFTRRGSKFAVASCGHIHCEACIKSEQCAICGSSCSYLAITDEMKPQEKAFFTDPMKLIQSRMEQISKIACFQRTQMERVIGHLKAKSGELQRHLHEVTEKIYSQVSELSRENADLKKQLSELKRQTAELKKPLSQRRVSPGHFQRDGTQRISLPVAVASPVTPHSRPMSHFGSAEVQGWARDRGPRLTSFRTPGSVTSISSRSSFHEGRTPIPFSTPASPSLFTSPSPRSTDIRAASRRREEEDLKGALAVNKH
- the LOC130539615 gene encoding zona pellucida sperm-binding protein 3-like, encoding MASFWQRVRLLGLAITALVHADMKLDCEPGFVTLVWTDSRALADTSLFRLGSCPPTSFSPREAVFRVDVNDCDFSRMVTGDVMVYSNELVYTPLGQSNVMPFSRPVACTYQRPKDWFPRIYDPVFDTFGQADLVFHIGIANDDFSGPAESTTFPLGSLIPIMATVEQHNHQPLLLLLDECVAAATPDLLSDDNAYAIITNKGCLVDSKVSRSRFEPRRRSSEILLSLQAFKFGLEDEVYIHCTLVAADPNGLDNTKKACHYEQHSWQMLDNPAYSSLCDCCDSTCRSRNTRSIATGNRRMAQKAVVGPLMITDVTS